Proteins encoded together in one Acidaminococcus timonensis window:
- a CDS encoding response regulator transcription factor encodes MQKILIIEDDMDIAELERDYLEANGFSVEIVGDGSLGEKRALEADVDLILLDIMLPGIDGFQVCRKVREARNIPILLVSARQEDVDKIRGLGLGADDYIVKPFSPSELVARVKAHLQRYLQLTGKKDAPHVFQRGALTIDRDGHRVFLDGREVPMPNKEFALLLFLAENPGVVFSKETLFERIWGETSLGDTATVSVHINRIREKIEPSTTRPTYIETVWGVGYRFKK; translated from the coding sequence ATGCAAAAAATCTTGATCATTGAAGACGATATGGATATCGCAGAACTGGAGCGGGATTATCTGGAAGCCAACGGGTTTTCTGTGGAAATCGTCGGCGACGGTTCCCTGGGCGAAAAACGGGCCCTGGAGGCTGATGTGGATCTGATCCTGCTGGACATCATGCTGCCCGGCATAGATGGTTTCCAGGTATGCCGAAAAGTGCGGGAGGCACGGAACATCCCCATCCTGCTGGTCTCCGCCAGGCAGGAGGACGTGGACAAGATCCGGGGGCTGGGCCTGGGAGCTGATGACTACATCGTAAAGCCCTTCAGTCCCAGCGAACTGGTGGCCCGGGTCAAAGCCCACCTGCAGCGGTACCTGCAGCTGACCGGCAAGAAGGATGCACCCCATGTGTTCCAGCGGGGCGCTCTGACCATCGACAGGGATGGGCACCGGGTCTTCCTGGACGGGCGGGAAGTGCCCATGCCCAACAAGGAATTTGCTCTGCTGCTGTTCCTGGCGGAAAATCCCGGTGTGGTCTTCAGCAAAGAAACCCTGTTTGAACGGATCTGGGGTGAAACTTCCCTGGGAGATACAGCGACAGTTTCCGTCCACATCAACCGGATCCGGGAAAAAATCGAACCGTCCACCACCAGGCCCACCTATATCGAGACCGTATGGGGCGTAGGCTACCGGTTTAAAAAATAA
- the ilvC gene encoding ketol-acid reductoisomerase codes for MAKVFYDKDVNWSVLKDKTVAVIGYGSQGHAHALNLKESGVKVVVGLYKGSHSADTARAAGLEVKTVAEAVAAADVTMVLIPDEKQADVYKTEIAPNLKSGSALAFAHGFNVHFKQIVPPADVDVFMVAPKGPGHLVRRTFVEGGGVPDVFAVEQDATGKCFDLALAYARGIGGTRAGVIQTTFQEETETDLFGEQAVLCGGICQLITNGFETLCEAGYQPEIAYFETFHEMKLIVDLMYEGGMAKMRKSISDTAEYGDYTAGPKVVTQDSKAAMKQVLKDIQDGTFAKDWLLENRAGGRAHFLAMRRQHAEHPIEKVGEKLRSMMPWLHENDKNE; via the coding sequence ATGGCAAAAGTATTTTATGACAAAGACGTTAACTGGAGCGTACTGAAGGACAAGACCGTTGCCGTCATCGGTTATGGCAGCCAGGGTCATGCCCATGCCCTGAACCTGAAAGAAAGCGGCGTGAAAGTAGTCGTCGGCCTGTACAAAGGCAGCCATTCCGCCGATACAGCCCGTGCCGCCGGCCTGGAGGTAAAAACCGTTGCTGAAGCAGTAGCGGCTGCTGATGTGACCATGGTCCTGATCCCCGATGAAAAGCAGGCCGATGTGTACAAAACCGAAATCGCTCCCAACCTGAAAAGCGGCAGTGCCCTGGCTTTTGCCCATGGGTTCAATGTCCATTTCAAACAGATCGTCCCGCCGGCTGATGTGGACGTATTCATGGTAGCCCCCAAGGGACCGGGCCATCTGGTCCGCCGGACTTTCGTGGAAGGCGGCGGTGTACCTGATGTATTCGCAGTGGAACAGGATGCCACGGGCAAGTGCTTCGATCTGGCCCTGGCCTATGCCAGAGGCATTGGCGGCACCCGTGCCGGTGTGATCCAGACCACCTTCCAGGAAGAAACAGAGACCGACCTGTTCGGTGAACAGGCTGTCCTGTGCGGCGGCATCTGCCAGCTGATCACCAACGGATTCGAAACCCTGTGCGAAGCCGGCTACCAGCCTGAAATCGCCTATTTCGAAACCTTCCATGAAATGAAACTGATCGTGGACCTGATGTACGAAGGCGGTATGGCCAAAATGCGGAAATCCATCTCCGATACGGCTGAATACGGTGACTACACTGCCGGCCCGAAAGTGGTGACCCAGGATTCCAAGGCGGCCATGAAACAGGTCCTGAAGGACATCCAGGACGGTACCTTCGCCAAAGACTGGCTGCTGGAAAACCGTGCAGGCGGCCGTGCCCACTTCCTGGCCATGCGCCGTCAGCACGCCGAACACCCCATCGAAAAAGTGGGCGAAAAACTGCGCAGCATGATGCCCTGGCTGCATGAAAACGACAAGAACGAGTAA
- a CDS encoding sensor histidine kinase: protein MRWKDLPIRKRLLAANYLMILTPILCFMLLSVGIFWIFGMENMNRSSVLSFIWPESGPTLSIQFELTRLRVRADHYNPKKPRPLLLVSDHLEDQGLRVMLARNGVPFYVTENQDPEEIRRTAEAETPEGRGAISWGGRGIAFRYRSLRTGVEVYVAGADPLVERDDTFSMHSKELFKGSFIGAFLLVLLVAALAGLALSRIMATQLLKPLGKLRRVATQVSRGDLDTPVRADSRDEIGDTLRAFEKARTELKAARERRIQYDQSRKELLAGIAHDLATPLTKIQGYASGIKDGIADTPEKRQRYLDKILETVESMARLDQTLFLFSKLDLDQVPFHWETVDLCQYVADYVEEQQDHWNRNGLSVTFHSDLPRACIQLDRDQFARILENLLSNSWKYRRSHTGSVVLSLAPGRPGFVELRCSDDGQGVAPAQLDKIFESFYRTDRARSHVAAGSGLGLAVVRKIVETMDGTIRALPNEPQGLIIAMEFPWKENMDAKNLDH, encoded by the coding sequence ATGCGCTGGAAAGATCTTCCCATTCGGAAACGGCTGCTGGCGGCCAATTATCTGATGATCCTGACGCCCATTCTCTGCTTTATGCTGCTCAGTGTGGGGATTTTCTGGATCTTCGGCATGGAAAACATGAACCGCAGCAGCGTCCTTTCCTTTATCTGGCCGGAAAGTGGCCCCACTCTGTCCATCCAGTTCGAGCTGACCCGTCTCCGGGTCCGGGCCGACCACTACAATCCCAAAAAGCCCCGCCCCCTGCTGCTGGTCAGTGACCACCTGGAGGATCAGGGACTGCGGGTCATGCTGGCCCGGAACGGCGTCCCTTTCTATGTGACAGAAAACCAGGATCCGGAAGAAATCAGGAGGACCGCAGAGGCGGAGACTCCGGAAGGCCGGGGCGCCATCAGCTGGGGAGGAAGAGGGATCGCCTTCCGGTACCGCTCTCTCCGGACCGGTGTAGAAGTCTATGTGGCCGGGGCTGATCCTCTGGTAGAAAGAGATGATACATTCTCCATGCATTCCAAGGAACTGTTCAAGGGCAGCTTCATCGGTGCTTTCCTGCTGGTCCTGCTGGTGGCGGCCCTGGCCGGCCTGGCGCTATCCCGGATCATGGCCACCCAGCTGCTGAAGCCCCTGGGAAAGCTGCGCCGGGTGGCCACCCAGGTCAGCCGGGGAGACCTGGATACCCCAGTAAGAGCCGACAGCCGGGACGAAATCGGCGATACCCTGCGGGCCTTCGAAAAAGCCCGTACGGAATTGAAAGCGGCCCGGGAACGGCGGATCCAGTATGATCAGAGCCGAAAGGAACTGCTGGCCGGGATCGCCCATGACCTGGCCACGCCCCTCACCAAGATCCAGGGCTATGCCTCCGGGATCAAGGATGGCATTGCCGATACTCCGGAAAAACGGCAGCGCTACCTGGACAAGATCCTGGAAACTGTTGAAAGCATGGCCAGACTGGACCAGACCCTGTTCCTGTTTTCCAAGCTGGACCTGGATCAGGTCCCTTTCCATTGGGAAACCGTGGATCTGTGCCAGTACGTGGCCGATTATGTGGAAGAACAGCAGGATCACTGGAATCGGAATGGACTTTCCGTCACGTTCCACAGCGACCTGCCCCGGGCCTGTATCCAGCTGGACCGGGACCAGTTCGCCCGGATCCTGGAAAATCTGCTGAGCAACAGCTGGAAATACCGGAGAAGCCACACAGGTTCTGTCGTCCTGAGCCTTGCTCCAGGCCGTCCCGGCTTTGTGGAACTGCGTTGCAGTGACGATGGCCAGGGGGTAGCCCCTGCCCAGCTGGACAAGATCTTCGAAAGTTTCTACCGCACTGACCGGGCCCGCAGCCATGTAGCCGCCGGCAGCGGATTGGGACTGGCTGTGGTCCGGAAAATCGTAGAAACCATGGACGGAACCATCCGGGCGCTCCCCAATGAGCCCCAGGGACTGATCATTGCCATGGAATTCCCATGGAAGGAGAATATGGATGCAAAAAATCTTGATCATTGA